A window of Glycine soja cultivar W05 chromosome 13, ASM419377v2, whole genome shotgun sequence genomic DNA:
ggTATACAGCACATCAAAGTTATCAATCCCCCACCCTAGCATCGCCAAACTCATCATCGTCGTCGGACCCAATTTCAAAAACTCACTCCCCACgattaaatctgaatcaaaattataacaaacacaacacaaattcaaaaacaaaaactaaaaaaccaaTCTCAACTTCCtcaaaacaataacaacaacaatagtaataacaataattaaaccACAAACACAtttcaaaaaatcaaatttagaaacaaaaatctTAGAACATAAGAAATAATTGGAAGGAGATTCAGAAGAGGAATTAAGTCTTCATCCCCTCCATGTCGTTATTCTCCAACCACCTACCAATCGTGGAGCTCTCTGTCGTGCGCAACACAAGCGATGGCATTCACCACCACCGACATCCTTGGAACACCCCACCCTCAAAGGATCACATTCTTGGAGAGGTTCCCCATCAACATTACCAGATCCGACGATCAAAGAGCcacagaaacaaaaaacaaacacgAGGAACGATGATGTATTTGACAAGGGCGACAAAGTTGGGTTCTTTCCGTAACAGCTTCgtggagaagaaggaaagagGACCACTCGCTATGGATGCAATATTGTTCCTATTGCACTGTCTCCGACAACATCGTCGACACGAAGAAGACAGTGAAGCGCGTGGCAGCAACGGGTGGGGGGAGGGTGATGCCGTGGAGTTGGAGGCTCGATTTGAGGGTAAAGTAAAAAGGGTATTTTCAGTTTCACACCACAAAAAAAGAGGGACAATTTTgtcttttaacttaaaaaagaaaacgttACTTAACGTagttgtttacagaggggaggCGAAAGTGATGCTCAAAAATGAGAGGGTGCATGTGTAATTGGTGTAAACCTTTGGGGTGTTTCTGTAATTatctcatttttaaattatttaattactaataaacttaatttattaaaaataaattttaaaaaatacatagtcaaatttaaaattaacaaaaaaaattaaaataatagatttttaaaaaatataagataaaatatcttaattaaaaaataaaaaattaatgtcatgaattttaaaaaataagaagttaaaaattatattttaaccaataatttttcaaacatatatcatttatgagagaaaaatttaattgattaagatCTTTAAACAATCACCTCATTGGTGGAAGGAGAATcacaagcatatatatatatatatatatatatatatatatatatatatatataacttctcAAATGAAAGTAAACATAATTTTACTTGTTAGAaagagaaaattgaaaatacacACAGAATTATTGTTAGCTACTATATATATTGGTAGGTCAAGTTTCTGCAATATGCAAAGATAAAATGACATGTATCAAGCTCTATATCATCGTAAGAAGTAAACTGCTAAGCTACATCATCTGTTTACAATTTACATATTACTACTTATTGTTGATGCGATCCAGTATCATTATTAACAGTGGATAACATGTACCTTCTCTATATGTATGCACGATACATCTCCACTTTTAGAACCTTTCCTATCATATGAATTATGAAGCTTAACCCTCAGTCCTCAGAACAATATTTAAATGAAACATTTATAACCTTGGCTTACGTTACCAAACTtgaactttttatatttatttatattttgaagtgAACACCACATTGAGATTTTGAACCCTGAAAAACGACTTCTGGCCTTGCTATACTAGAACATCGTAacgaaacattttttttaggaaCACCCACCTGTAATTAGTTTCCCGTTGGATAATTCagaattatgttaaaatatgaattaatgtgattttaaatgttcacaaatttaaaagttagatctattttttttaaaaggatgattagatctaaaattaattataagataaaatagttttaaataacTTTGACCTAAGCTATCttacttcaaaattaattttaatcatgttTATCTTTATATAATTAGTTTCGTTCAAAATAAATTCACAAACACTCTCCCATACATACACGCCCTATGTACAAGTGTCACAAAGATGAAAAATGCTTAGGGCGTTGAGTTTCCAATcgttgaaagtttaattggttaATTTGAATCACAAATCTCAACTGaagatattattattaagtATTAATTACTAGTTACTAGTAGTATTAAACTATTAATATTGTTAAGTCCCTTTTGTTTGATTAGTAAGAGAGTGAGATAACACGTTATATTAAATTGCATTGGCCATCAAAGGACATGTGTCAAGCTGAAGCATAAAGACGAAGGAGCGAGTTTCAGTAGTGTCCAAACACACTCCAAGAACTTTTTCAAATCTAAGATTATTTAAACAcattttcaattcaattcaaatatCTTGAGTAAGTAATATCTCCCACTCATTCACTTACTTTGACATTCACATTCAGAACACAAGCAGAATGCAGAGAGGCACGCCGGTGAGAAAGCCACACACCAACACCTCCGATCTCCTCACTTGGTCGGAAACTCCTCCGCCGGATtccgccgccgccgccaccACTCGCTCTGGCCAGGTTACTGTTTAGACAAACActctttcattcatttctctCCACTTTCTCTCTTCCTAACTCACACTGCATTCACATCGCAGCCTTCCGATAGAATCAGTAAGGTTCTCCACGGCGGCCAGCTCACCGACGAAGAAGCTCAGACGCTAGCCAAGAGGTACAATACAACTTTCATTTCTTACTTACTCTCTGTTAGATCAGATCTGCTAGTGCTTTTCTTTTCTCGATTTCTTCGATCTGATTCTACGCGTCTTTCTATTCTTGCATCGAtctgttttttaatttgtaatttcgGTAGATTCGTTAGTTTCTTCTGCGTCTTCTGAAGGTGATGCTTATTTGCTTGAGAGCTATGTGATGTTTATTGTTCAGTATCTTCCACGGTTAATTTAtttagttagtttttattaGTGCTTGAGCTTGGAAATGTAATGCTTCTTTTGTGACTTAAGCCTGATTTATTGACTGTGTTAATCCTGTTAGTGGTTCCACTTTTCTGTTGTTAGCCTATGTTTATGCGTGATTAGGTGCGTTAATTGACCATTAATTAGGCTTTGTTCGTTTGGATAAATGTATTAAGCAcatataaagaaaacaaaaaggtaagcttaacaaaaagaaaaggtaaaatgTACTCAActtttcttataaactaaaatcaacttatgcagcttagcttttggagaagttacATGAGAGAGtttctataaaagttaagtgtttaagttgattttagtttatatgaaaagtttaattcaatttaccttcttattttcttctcctgtaaatgtatataattaagtttattCAAACAGGACCTTAATAGAAAGTGGCTTTCTTATACACGTGCTGCAGTATGTATTTCTTCAGGACCTATTGTTTATTTAATCAGAGCTAGGGGATGTTGCGTtcgtactaattaatttttatttaaaaaaaataattgttgaatatATCCTTCCATTTGTCACTCTCAGCAAACCATGCTCAGggtataaaatgaaagaaatgactGGAAGTGGTATATTTGCTGCCAATGGGGAAGATTCTGCATCAGAAGCCAATTCTGCAAATTTGAATAACAGAACAAGCATACGCATGTGTCAGGTATACTTCAGATAATTTTATATGAGTATTTCAGAATGTGACTGTATGTATGAGTATTTCATAAAGGTCAAATCAAACTCCATTCTGACAACAATGTTCttgttttgatttgttttcctCCCTGTGGTTGCATTGCATCTCAGCAAGCGATGAATGGAATTAGTCAGATATCATTCAGCACTGACGAAAGCATTTCTCCTAAAAAACCTACCTCAATACCTGAGGTAGCAAAGCAGCGTGAACTGAGTGGGACTATGCAAAGTGATTCGGACACAAAGAGTAAGAAGCAAATATCAAATGCCAAGACCAAGGAGCTCAGTGGAAATGACATATTTGGCCCTCCTCCTGAAATCGTGCCCCGTTCAGTGGCAGCTGCACGCACTTTGGAAtcaaaggaaagtaaagacatGGGAGAGCCTCTTCCCAGAAATCTGCGAACATCAGTGAAAGTTTCAAATGTAAGTGACTAAGTGTCTTCTAGGCATGAAATAATCATCATATATCATTTACTTGATGAATGGCTAAAGAATCGATTATTATTAGTAATAATAATCCCTTCTTATACAATGATTATCAATGTGGACTAAACTAAGCTTCTGTGCTACTTGTGGTCCTGTAACAACTTCAAGTCTACAAGTACAAGGTGATGAATCCTGAAATGCAAAATTCAAATGTTGATCAATTCTGACCTTTTCTTTTGACAagagaaaatttatttaaagatataacTCAAGGGATGTactaatgataatgataatacaATTGCATCTCCTGAGGAATACCCTATTATCTGGAtggattattaaaattttacatcatttttttttcttctccgaAATATAAGCCTGATTTGATGCTAAACAGCACATGCATCATTGAAAGAGGCCAGCagtttgttttattgtttttaaagttTCCATAAtagtattattctttttaaaatttgtttcttgaaaaaagtttttctttttgcttttacCATAAAGTCAATAATGGCAAAATCTTTCGTGAAATAAGATTCCCGTTCGTTCCTTTTTATGCTTTTCCAACTTAGTTCATGTCCTTTTTGAGCTCGGCTTCCATTTTAACCTtgcttttttcttatatttgtagCCTGCAGGTGGTCAAAGTAACATCTTATTTGGTGAAGCATCCGTTGAGAAGACAGCAAAGAAGATACATAACCAGAAGTTCGCGGAGCTGACAGGCAATAATATTTTCCAAGGAGATGTTCCTCCAGGCTCAGCTGAGAAGCCTCTGAGCAGGGCTAAGCTCAGAGAAATGACTGGCAGTGACATATTTGCTGATGGAAAGACAGAAATCAAAGACCCTGTGCGAGGTGCCCGGAAACCCCCTGGTGGAGAGAGCAGCATTGCCTtggtttaagttatttttaatttacaaaaaatactAGCAATATATtctctaatatttattttttctgacATACTTTCTATTGATAGAAATTCGCGTGAGTCTTGCTAAATATGTGACTCTCATCCACAAACAAGTGAAACTCACATGAATTTCAGTCAATGAAAGAAAGCAGATAAAAAAGTATTAGAAAATGTGTTGTTAGCTTTCCTCTTTAACTTATCCCCTTTGACATAGGAATTCTATAAATTCGTCTGAACTTCCATGTTTTTCTGTAGAAGGGTCAGTGTGTTCGATTATCAGCATTGtaagtttcaactttcaatgaACGTGGCATAACCTTTACATTTGAATGATGAA
This region includes:
- the LOC114382804 gene encoding uncharacterized protein LOC114382804 gives rise to the protein MQRGTPVRKPHTNTSDLLTWSETPPPDSAAAATTRSGQPSDRISKVLHGGQLTDEEAQTLAKSKPCSGYKMKEMTGSGIFAANGEDSASEANSANLNNRTSIRMCQQAMNGISQISFSTDESISPKKPTSIPEVAKQRELSGTMQSDSDTKSKKQISNAKTKELSGNDIFGPPPEIVPRSVAAARTLESKESKDMGEPLPRNLRTSVKVSNPAGGQSNILFGEASVEKTAKKIHNQKFAELTGNNIFQGDVPPGSAEKPLSRAKLREMTGSDIFADGKTEIKDPVRGARKPPGGESSIALV